A genomic region of Columba livia isolate bColLiv1 breed racing homer chromosome 12, bColLiv1.pat.W.v2, whole genome shotgun sequence contains the following coding sequences:
- the LOC102088282 gene encoding ras-like protein family member 11A-like has translation MRLISQDTMSQYSTNFLLLPIPEYPVLDCVPNKIIKLVVLGGSSVGKTALVVRFLTKRFIGDYEANTGALYSRKFTIDGEQISLQVQDTPFVSLEDDTDSICCQEQINRSIYWADGFVFVYSITDYESYRVIRPLHQHIRKIHPNANIPLLLMANKGDLLRARQVSSKEGLQLASELGGTYYEVSARENCEGVHEAFQQLCQEVSRMIGSCNGEKRRGLHLVRPKSPNMQDLKRRLKQALTSKGKSATTL, from the exons ATGCGTCTCATCTCTCAGGATACTATGTCACAGTATTCTACTAACTTTCTCTTGCTCCCCATACCAGAGTATCCTGTATTGGACTGCGTGCCCAACAAAATCATCAAGCTGGTGGTACTGGGTGGCAGTAGCGTTGGCAAGACAG CCCTGGTTGTGCGCTTTCTCACAAAGAGATTTATTGGAGACTATGAAGCCAATACTG GTGCTTTGTATTCAAGGAAGTTCACCATAGATGGGGAACAGATCTCTCTACAGGTGCAGGATACTCCCTTTGTTTCACTGGAG GATGACACTGACAGCATCTGCTGCCAAGAGCAGATAAACCGTTCAATCTACTGGGCGGATGGCTTCGTTTTTGTTTACTCCATCACAGACTATGAGAGCTACCGAGTCATCCGGCCCCTGCACCAGCACATCCGCAAGATCCACCCTAACGCCAACATCCCCCTGCTTTTGATGGCGAACAAAGGAGACCTCCTGCGAGCCAGGCAGGTGTCCTCCAAAGAGGGACTCCAGCTGGCCAGTGAACTGGGAGGTACTTACTACGAAGTCTCAGCCCGGGAGAACTGCGAGGGAGTGCATGAagccttccagcagctctgccaggaggTCAGCAGGATGATCGGGAGCTGCAACGGAGAGAAACGAAGAGGCCTCCACCTCGTCCGGCCCAAGTCCCCAAATATGCAGGACTTGAAGAGACGTTTGAAACAGGCTCTGACTTCCAAAGGGAAATCTGCCACGACGCTTTGA